One genomic window of Leptospira paudalimensis includes the following:
- a CDS encoding PTS sugar transporter subunit IIA, translated as MNQLLEILDPKNIIFDFKASTKEDAIRKMISHMVATQTLDAVHEEETVASLMNREKSMSTGIGSGVAIPHCSVHYVNELKCAMAIAPNGIDFDALDHGLVQIFIMLIVPKNKFQDHIKTLALIAKTLNIPEEREKLIKAKNFEEIQKAFLSKS; from the coding sequence ATGAATCAACTTCTGGAGATTCTGGATCCTAAAAATATCATTTTCGACTTTAAAGCGTCAACGAAAGAAGATGCTATTCGGAAAATGATTTCGCATATGGTCGCCACACAAACATTAGACGCAGTTCATGAAGAGGAAACCGTTGCTTCTTTGATGAATCGAGAAAAATCAATGTCTACTGGTATCGGAAGTGGAGTAGCGATTCCACATTGTTCCGTTCATTATGTAAATGAATTAAAATGTGCAATGGCAATTGCACCCAACGGAATCGATTTTGACGCTTTGGATCATGGTCTCGTTCAAATTTTTATCATGCTAATTGTTCCTAAAAACAAATTTCAGGATCACATTAAGACATTAGCTTTAATTGCAAAAACTCTAAACATCCCTGAGGAAAGGGAAAAACTGATTAAAGCCAAAAACTTCGAAGAAATCCAAAAGGCATTCCTTTCCAAAAGTTAA
- a CDS encoding ABC transporter permease subunit, with the protein MKSEVFRFLYFLLLLSMISSFVSEFHTKDKSYLYADSGISNVDISKKNILTSYLEFWKRLLLEAGGKTQNGESVYGHISNRFFATTHLALFSILFGATFAFGMALLTIYLRSDRLYVFVETISNFILSTPVFIVAIFLLIVFFYKLEWFPPGGYESGNTYFIVLPGITLGSRIFARLSLYLLPEVIKESKSKYIQLLLTRSYPWSYIVRVEIFLKVLPVSLILLVLDFGSLLSGAMVVEEIFFFPGIGKSLYYSIKSMDTYLLSTLLMYSGILFYSLNRLGYHLQNYFSGEYRNAP; encoded by the coding sequence GTGAAGTCGGAAGTTTTCCGTTTTCTTTATTTCCTTCTACTTTTGTCAATGATTAGTAGTTTTGTATCAGAGTTTCATACAAAAGATAAATCCTATTTGTATGCAGATTCTGGAATTTCAAATGTTGATATTTCAAAAAAAAATATTTTAACTTCTTATCTAGAATTTTGGAAACGTTTGTTATTGGAAGCTGGTGGCAAAACGCAAAACGGTGAATCTGTTTATGGTCATATCTCAAATCGTTTTTTTGCTACTACCCATTTAGCACTTTTTAGTATTTTATTTGGTGCTACATTTGCGTTTGGAATGGCTTTACTTACAATTTATCTTCGATCCGATCGATTGTATGTATTCGTTGAAACAATCTCTAATTTTATACTATCAACGCCTGTGTTTATTGTAGCAATATTTCTATTAATCGTATTCTTTTATAAACTAGAGTGGTTCCCTCCAGGCGGATATGAATCAGGTAACACATACTTCATTGTTTTACCAGGTATAACATTAGGTTCTAGAATTTTTGCTAGATTGTCATTGTATCTTTTGCCTGAAGTCATAAAAGAATCAAAATCTAAATACATTCAATTACTTTTAACTCGATCTTATCCTTGGAGTTATATTGTAAGGGTTGAAATTTTTCTAAAAGTATTACCTGTTTCATTGATACTTTTGGTATTGGATTTTGGTTCTTTGTTGTCGGGTGCCATGGTGGTTGAAGAAATTTTCTTTTTTCCTGGAATTGGAAAGTCGTTATATTACTCCATAAAATCCATGGATACTTACTTGTTATCAACTTTACTCATGTATTCAGGGATTTTATTTTATAGTTTAAATCGACTTGGATACCATTTACAGAATTATTTCTCTGGGGAGTATCGAAATGCTCCTTAA
- a CDS encoding ABC transporter permease subunit: protein MLLNTIRILFFGTIILGILSLQVPSYVDLTNNNLPIFSDGFLFGTDRLGRNNLALFCYGSMSTILIVVPARIITILFSFLVSTLTLVFPKRSDFFLSGFVSVSLAIPSLLSALIVISILPNNPISIMIAILVSDWAVVYESLTAKIREIRTSPYIAASLCFGAKPYHLIVLHYLPALRNMFRFLFFSGLPTVVMTTALFSYLGIQTSVGDTGPGLGEQISFSKDYFDKSPFSVLLPIIAILSLVYSLGSRNQKHET from the coding sequence ATGCTCCTTAATACAATTCGTATTTTGTTTTTTGGGACTATTATTCTTGGGATATTAAGTTTACAGGTTCCTTCTTATGTAGATTTAACCAATAATAATTTACCAATCTTTTCAGATGGATTTTTGTTTGGAACAGATCGATTGGGTAGGAATAATTTAGCTCTGTTTTGTTATGGATCGATGTCGACAATTCTCATCGTTGTCCCAGCAAGGATAATCACGATTTTGTTTTCTTTTTTGGTCTCAACGTTAACTTTGGTTTTTCCAAAACGATCTGATTTTTTTCTATCTGGTTTCGTTTCTGTTTCACTTGCCATTCCTTCTTTATTGTCTGCACTCATTGTGATCAGTATCCTTCCCAATAATCCAATATCAATTATGATCGCAATTTTAGTCTCTGATTGGGCAGTGGTATACGAATCATTAACTGCTAAAATTAGAGAGATCCGAACAAGTCCATACATAGCTGCATCACTTTGTTTCGGTGCAAAGCCATATCATCTGATTGTACTGCATTATCTTCCTGCGCTTCGGAATATGTTTCGGTTTTTATTTTTTTCTGGATTACCGACAGTCGTTATGACTACCGCTCTATTTTCTTATTTGGGTATCCAAACTTCAGTAGGGGACACAGGTCCTGGCTTGGGGGAACAAATCTCATTTTCAAAAGATTATTTCGATAAGTCTCCTTTTTCCGTTTTGCTTCCCATCATCGCTATTTTATCTTTGGTTTATTCATTGGGGTCCCGCAATCAAAAACATGAAACATAA
- a CDS encoding PEGA domain-containing protein has product MKHKISAALLILGLLGNTLPLFSIDDYYNFPSQSYKGGVTFESSRNLCIFPFVAIKEDVTKEYLMKGIPSVLLSELRNLEYTYVEYPRKNIIYHSFGENPVSTLQEKIDAESPNVKRKKKEINDEKDLEDLRIGKKQVSPEKDPRYIKITIKQMWDKKPLRVDEVYGTASKYGCDYLLIGSYEVIENSLRTKVYLFDDYEGKTIPFEHQTSVIRAYQEMGPLGESIKEKLQGKETTSFSLTANGEEGALVYLDGIYLGKTPLAEKKFPIGRRSLFIFKEGFHPYKSEVILEKGKKFEGDVKLSLKLSSSYISVTSNVESDVYLGIQYLGKTPIQRLSIPAGMNRLRVSKEGYIDVFRSIDAKEEEETSLDVQMREGQSEVYYKNKQNVFLDHTYKDFTTYSLYGALLFYASYAYLNYASRQAYSGARSQVTLTNGIAIRSFYENNPNEFFFWYYTQNQVIDNAESKAKNLKRMAGTLPTENRRDRQLVGGPMVILMGLMLVSAATFYYLGLDKETIEIGYLPINPAFANHGQSAMEGYSYMQFHLRY; this is encoded by the coding sequence ATGAAACATAAAATTTCTGCTGCATTGCTCATTTTGGGACTACTTGGAAATACTCTTCCATTATTTTCCATTGATGACTATTATAATTTCCCTAGTCAATCTTACAAAGGTGGAGTTACTTTTGAATCAAGTAGAAATCTTTGTATATTCCCATTTGTTGCGATTAAGGAAGATGTTACAAAAGAATATCTAATGAAAGGGATTCCTTCCGTTTTGCTTTCCGAACTTAGAAATTTAGAATATACTTATGTAGAATATCCTAGAAAGAATATAATTTATCATTCTTTTGGTGAAAATCCTGTATCAACTTTACAGGAAAAAATTGATGCAGAGTCTCCGAATGTAAAAAGAAAAAAGAAAGAGATTAACGACGAAAAAGATTTAGAAGATTTAAGAATTGGAAAAAAACAAGTTTCTCCTGAAAAAGATCCCCGTTATATAAAGATTACGATCAAACAGATGTGGGACAAAAAGCCATTGCGAGTTGATGAGGTATATGGAACTGCGTCAAAATATGGTTGTGATTACCTTTTGATTGGCTCCTACGAGGTGATCGAGAATTCTTTGCGTACGAAAGTTTATTTGTTTGATGATTATGAAGGAAAAACAATTCCCTTTGAACACCAAACATCAGTAATTCGAGCATACCAAGAAATGGGGCCACTTGGTGAATCCATTAAAGAAAAATTGCAAGGAAAAGAGACTACTTCGTTCAGTTTGACCGCAAATGGAGAAGAAGGCGCTCTTGTTTATTTGGATGGAATTTATTTAGGTAAAACTCCACTTGCGGAGAAAAAGTTTCCGATCGGGAGACGATCATTATTTATTTTTAAAGAAGGTTTTCATCCTTACAAGTCTGAAGTTATTCTTGAAAAAGGGAAAAAATTTGAAGGTGATGTCAAACTTTCATTAAAGTTGAGTAGTTCTTATATTTCAGTAACTTCAAATGTAGAATCAGATGTTTACTTAGGGATTCAGTATTTGGGAAAAACACCGATTCAACGATTGTCCATTCCTGCAGGTATGAATCGACTCCGAGTATCAAAGGAAGGATATATCGATGTTTTTCGGTCTATTGACGCAAAAGAAGAAGAGGAAACTTCTTTAGATGTGCAGATGCGAGAAGGACAGTCTGAAGTTTATTATAAAAACAAACAAAATGTATTTCTGGATCACACCTATAAAGATTTTACGACATACTCTCTATATGGTGCGTTATTATTTTATGCAAGTTATGCATATTTGAACTATGCATCTAGACAGGCATATTCTGGGGCACGATCTCAAGTAACTTTAACTAATGGGATTGCAATCAGATCCTTTTACGAAAATAATCCAAACGAATTCTTTTTTTGGTATTACACGCAAAATCAAGTGATCGATAATGCGGAGTCAAAAGCAAAAAATTTAAAACGTATGGCGGGGACTTTACCAACAGAAAATCGTAGGGATAGACAGTTGGTAGGTGGACCAATGGTTATCTTGATGGGGCTTATGCTTGTATCTGCTGCAACCTTTTACTATTTGGGTTTGGACAAGGAAACAATCGAAATTGGTTATTTGCCAATCAACCCAGCATTTGCTAACCATGGTCAGTCGGCAATGGAAGGGTATAGTTATATGCAATTCCATCTTCGTTATTAA
- a CDS encoding GNAT family N-acetyltransferase has protein sequence MSQVEFQILSSHDIELISLITNWYYEEWKIPLDKSLAKIKSVLGDETQLQIVMTIDSLPIATGGIYHHVGLLDLQPKFNIHKHWLGLVYTIPEMRRKGYGALLCEQLEFLAKLRGFSELYLFSDTAVSLYARLGWEKVEIVPFGSRLVTVMKKIGKRE, from the coding sequence GTGAGCCAAGTTGAGTTCCAAATCCTATCCTCTCATGATATTGAATTAATTTCACTCATAACAAATTGGTATTATGAAGAGTGGAAAATTCCTTTAGATAAATCTTTAGCTAAGATAAAATCGGTGCTGGGCGATGAAACACAGTTACAAATTGTTATGACGATTGATTCATTACCAATTGCAACAGGAGGTATTTATCATCATGTGGGTCTTTTGGACCTTCAGCCCAAGTTTAATATTCATAAACACTGGTTAGGTTTAGTATATACAATTCCCGAGATGCGACGAAAAGGGTATGGTGCATTACTTTGTGAACAACTGGAATTTTTGGCAAAACTAAGGGGATTTTCTGAACTATATTTGTTTTCTGATACTGCTGTCAGTCTGTATGCTCGACTTGGTTGGGAGAAGGTGGAAATCGTTCCGTTTGGCAGTCGTTTGGTGACTGTCATGAAAAAGATAGGGAAACGCGAGTAG